One Skermanella sp. TT6 genomic window, GTTCCCAACCCCGACAGCCGGATCAGGCTGGGCGACAGGCCGGACCCGCTGGGCATGCCCCGCATGGTGGTCGATTGGCGCACCACCGACCAGGACAAGCGGACCTGGGCGGTCGGCCAGGACCTCGTCGCCCGCGCGATCGGCGCCGGCGACGGGACGGGCGGCACCGGCAGGCTCCAGCTCGAGCCGGCGGGACCGGGCCTGCCCTGGCCCGACACGATCCACCAGTCGAGCCACTACATGGGCACCACGAGGATCAGCGACGATCCACGCCTCGGCGTCGTCGACCACGATTGCCGCGTCCATGGCCTGTCCAATCTCTTCGTCGCGGGCGGTTCGGTCCTTCCGACCGGCGGCTGCGCCATGGTCACGATCAACATCGTGGCGCTGGCGCTGCGGCTGGCCGACCATCTGAAGCGCCTGCTGGCCTGACGGGAGCGGTTCGGGTATCACGGGCGCCTTCGCGGACGCCCTTCCACTGCCGGTACCCTGCCCATGCCCGACCTGACCCACGAGATCGCCGCCGGCTACGGCACCGGAACCATCGTCTGCGGCGTGGACGAGGTCGGGCGCGGGCCGCTGGCCGGGCCGGTGGTGGCGGCGGCCGCGATCCTGCCGCCGGACGGCCTGCCCCCCGCCCTCGCCGCCCTGGTCAACGACAGCAAGCTGCTGAAACCCGGCGTGCGGGAGGAGCTGGCTCCCCTGATCCGCGCCTCCGCGACGGTCGCGATCGGCATCGCCGACGTGGGCGAGATCGACCGGCTCAACATCCTCCGCGCGAGTTTGCTCGCCATGAAGCGGGCGGTCGAGGCGCTCGGCGTCCGGCCCGGCGTGGCGCTGGTGGACGGCAACAAGGCGCCGGACCTCGCCTGCCCCGTGCGGACCATCGTCGGCGGCGACGCCGCGTCGCTGTCGATCGCCGCC contains:
- a CDS encoding ribonuclease HII, with amino-acid sequence MPDLTHEIAAGYGTGTIVCGVDEVGRGPLAGPVVAAAAILPPDGLPPALAALVNDSKLLKPGVREELAPLIRASATVAIGIADVGEIDRLNILRASLLAMKRAVEALGVRPGVALVDGNKAPDLACPVRTIVGGDAASLSIAAASVVAKVERDRIMAALARTHPGYSWERNAGYPTAEHRKALISLGVTPHHRRSFGPVKVALATQGTEKASPDSGFEK